Genomic DNA from Atribacterota bacterium:
GGTATACCGATAACGAAGTGGGGTTGGTCATCAAGGTCAAAGAGCTCGGATTTGACGTGGTGGAGATTCCCCTCGATTTTCTCGATGCCATCAGTGTGGAGAAGACCAAAAAAGCCCTGGAAGAAACCGGCCTGCAAGTGATCGGGTGTGC
This window encodes:
- a CDS encoding sugar phosphate isomerase/epimerase — its product is MPFGVNLFLWTAGYTDNEVGLVIKVKELGFDVVEIPLDFLDAISVEKTKKALEETGLQVIGCA